The proteins below come from a single Oceanotoga teriensis genomic window:
- a CDS encoding ABC transporter ATP-binding protein, with product MIKLLKYLKPYTVFLLVAIALLFVQAMSELALPDYMSRIVNTGIQQGGIIDSVPEVIRQSSFEKIKLFMTNEQSEKVINSYELISSDDVEYLKDYPALKDEDIYLLKDIDEELKSELNIIIGKAFITVSGIQKAKTEAKNGFMELNGMKIPANIDIFNIIKTLPENQRIKMMENVDKQIEAMGTSMINQMGVAAVKEEYMAIGIDTDKIQSSYITKTGLYMLLIAFLSAASTVMVGLLAARIGAGSARDIRRDVFTKVENFSNSEFVKFSTASLITRTTNDITQIQLVIVMMIRMIFYAPIMGVGGIIRALDKSTSMSWIIALAVIILLGLIMIVFSVALPKFKRIQKLIDKLNLVTRENLSGLMVIRAFNTQNFEENRFDKANKDVTKTNLFVNRLMVVMMPAMMLIMNGITLLIVWVGAHQIAESSMQVGDMMAFMQYAMQIIFSFLMMSIMFILIPRASVSANRIHEVLKVEPEIKDIDNPVHIDKVDGEIEFKNVCFKFPGAEENMLKDISFIAKPGQTTAIIGSTGSGKSTLINMIPRFYDVTAGEILLDGVDIRKLNQKELRDQIGYVPQKGILFSGTIESNLKYADKNASHEEILKASEIAQAMEFIDEKEEKFQSPISQGGSNVSGGQKQRLSIARAIVKKPKVYIFDDSFSALDFKTDSMLRRKLKQETSDSTFIIVAQRISTIVNADQILVLDEGNIVGKGTHKELMESCKTYQEIALSQLSREEL from the coding sequence ATGATAAAACTATTAAAGTATTTAAAACCGTATACAGTATTTTTATTAGTTGCTATCGCATTACTTTTTGTGCAGGCTATGAGTGAACTCGCTTTACCAGATTATATGTCTAGAATAGTTAACACTGGAATTCAACAAGGAGGAATTATTGACTCTGTTCCAGAAGTTATTAGACAAAGTTCTTTTGAAAAAATCAAATTGTTTATGACTAATGAACAGAGTGAAAAAGTTATAAATAGTTATGAATTGATATCTTCTGATGATGTTGAATATCTTAAAGATTATCCAGCGTTGAAAGATGAGGATATATATTTATTGAAAGATATTGATGAAGAATTAAAAAGCGAATTGAATATAATAATAGGAAAAGCTTTTATAACTGTTTCAGGTATTCAAAAAGCAAAAACTGAAGCTAAAAATGGATTTATGGAACTCAATGGTATGAAGATCCCAGCTAATATAGATATATTTAATATTATTAAAACTTTACCAGAAAATCAAAGAATTAAAATGATGGAAAATGTTGATAAACAAATAGAAGCTATGGGTACAAGTATGATAAATCAAATGGGTGTAGCTGCTGTTAAAGAAGAATATATGGCTATTGGTATTGATACTGATAAGATACAGAGTTCATATATAACTAAAACGGGGTTATATATGTTATTAATAGCTTTTTTAAGCGCTGCAAGTACTGTGATGGTTGGACTTTTAGCAGCAAGAATAGGTGCTGGTTCGGCAAGAGACATAAGAAGAGATGTTTTTACAAAAGTAGAGAATTTTTCTAATTCTGAATTTGTAAAATTTTCAACAGCATCACTTATTACAAGAACGACAAATGATATAACTCAGATACAATTAGTTATTGTGATGATGATAAGGATGATATTTTATGCTCCTATAATGGGTGTTGGAGGAATAATAAGAGCTTTAGACAAGAGTACATCTATGTCATGGATAATAGCTCTTGCAGTTATAATACTTCTTGGACTTATTATGATAGTATTTTCAGTTGCACTTCCTAAATTTAAAAGGATTCAAAAGCTCATAGATAAATTAAACTTAGTTACTCGTGAGAATCTTTCTGGATTGATGGTTATAAGGGCATTTAATACTCAAAACTTTGAAGAAAATAGATTTGATAAAGCCAATAAAGATGTTACAAAGACTAATCTTTTTGTAAATAGATTGATGGTTGTTATGATGCCAGCTATGATGCTTATAATGAATGGAATAACACTTTTAATAGTTTGGGTTGGAGCACATCAGATTGCAGAATCAAGTATGCAAGTTGGAGATATGATGGCATTTATGCAATATGCTATGCAAATTATATTTTCATTTTTGATGATGTCTATTATGTTTATTTTAATTCCAAGAGCTTCAGTATCTGCAAATCGTATACATGAAGTTTTAAAAGTTGAACCAGAGATAAAAGATATTGATAATCCTGTTCATATAGATAAAGTTGATGGAGAAATTGAATTTAAAAATGTTTGTTTCAAATTTCCTGGTGCAGAAGAAAACATGCTTAAAGATATTTCATTTATTGCAAAACCAGGTCAAACTACAGCTATAATTGGATCTACAGGTTCCGGGAAATCAACACTTATAAATATGATACCAAGATTTTATGATGTGACTGCAGGAGAAATTCTTTTAGATGGTGTTGATATAAGAAAACTCAATCAAAAAGAGTTAAGAGATCAAATAGGTTATGTGCCTCAAAAAGGTATATTATTTAGTGGAACGATAGAATCTAATTTGAAATATGCAGATAAAAATGCATCTCATGAAGAAATTTTAAAAGCTTCAGAGATAGCCCAAGCTATGGAGTTTATAGATGAAAAAGAGGAGAAATTTCAATCACCTATTTCACAAGGTGGATCTAATGTTTCTGGTGGTCAAAAACAAAGGCTTTCTATTGCAAGAGCTATAGTCAAAAAACCAAAAGTATATATTTTTGATGATAGTTTTTCAGCTTTAGATTTTAAAACAGATTCTATGTTGAGAAGAAAATTAAAACAGGAAACTTCTGATAGTACTTTTATAATAGTGGCACAGCGTATTTCTACTATAGTTAATGCAGATCAGATTCTTGTCCTTGATGAAGGAAATATAGTTGGAAAAGGGACTCATAAAGAGTTGATGGAGAGTTGTAAAACATATCAAGAAATAGCTTTATCCCAATTATCAAGGGAGGAATTGTAA
- a CDS encoding MFS transporter, with amino-acid sequence MTLDKVIDESISSGKRKLLLFITSLGWAYVAAGVMIMPFAQPMVMTEWNLSRNFAASLSSSGFIGMFLGALIAGLLSDKFGRKITSILFLTIATLFSFANGFATTPFNFIMFRVISGFGLGGLLPVLNTYLTEFLNVGIRGKYLVLLEASWAFGSIYMAIIHMIFGRYLGWNYDFIFMGIGLLPLILLLFVPESPKYLLIKDKKEEFKKLFKYDLKDISFKKQEKSSLKNILSKKYYKRTILVWLQWFTMSFGYYGIFIWIKGILFNKGIDFVKADWYTFYMYIAQLPGYLLAAYFIEKIGRRKSVLFFMIGTGISSIAFAYSSQNTIVLLMSLIVSIFTLGAWGLTYAYTPELYPTQYRGTANGTSSAVTRFSGFIAPYYTAFFLEKNIIFSGIIGIAILFIITGFLNFIFLPETKNVEVN; translated from the coding sequence ATGACTCTTGATAAAGTAATAGATGAAAGTATAAGTTCAGGAAAAAGAAAATTATTATTATTTATAACTTCTTTGGGATGGGCTTATGTTGCCGCAGGTGTTATGATAATGCCTTTCGCTCAACCAATGGTAATGACAGAATGGAATTTAAGTAGAAACTTTGCAGCCTCTTTGAGCAGTTCCGGATTTATCGGAATGTTTTTAGGAGCTTTAATAGCTGGACTCCTTTCAGATAAATTTGGTAGAAAAATAACTTCAATACTTTTTCTAACTATTGCGACTCTTTTTTCATTTGCAAATGGATTTGCAACAACTCCATTTAATTTTATAATGTTTAGAGTAATATCAGGATTCGGACTTGGAGGACTTTTACCGGTTTTAAATACTTATTTAACAGAATTTTTAAATGTTGGCATAAGGGGAAAATATCTAGTATTACTCGAAGCAAGTTGGGCTTTTGGTAGTATATATATGGCCATAATACATATGATATTTGGAAGATATTTAGGTTGGAATTATGATTTTATATTTATGGGAATAGGATTATTGCCTTTAATATTATTATTATTCGTTCCAGAATCTCCAAAATACCTATTAATAAAAGATAAAAAAGAAGAATTTAAAAAACTTTTTAAATATGATTTAAAAGATATATCATTCAAAAAGCAAGAAAAATCTTCTTTAAAAAATATACTATCCAAAAAATACTATAAAAGAACAATACTCGTTTGGCTTCAATGGTTTACTATGAGTTTCGGATATTATGGAATATTTATTTGGATAAAAGGCATTCTTTTCAATAAAGGTATAGACTTTGTAAAAGCTGATTGGTATACTTTTTATATGTATATAGCTCAGCTTCCTGGTTATCTACTTGCAGCATATTTTATAGAAAAAATTGGTAGACGTAAAAGTGTATTATTCTTTATGATAGGAACTGGAATTTCAAGTATAGCTTTTGCTTATAGTTCCCAGAACACAATTGTATTATTGATGAGTTTAATAGTTTCAATATTTACACTTGGTGCTTGGGGATTAACATATGCATATACTCCGGAATTATATCCAACTCAATATAGAGGCACAGCAAATGGTACTTCAAGTGCAGTGACAAGATTCTCAGGTTTTATAGCTCCTTATTACACAGCATTTTTTCTTGAAAAAAATATAATTTTTTCTGGTATTATAGGAATAGCAATATTATTTATAATAACAGGATTTTTAAATTTTATATTTTTACCTGAGACAAAGAATGTGGAGGTTAATTAG
- a CDS encoding CPBP family glutamic-type intramembrane protease produces the protein MLKDKNYIELFKWNNKHYKENTRYIIFFFVLLIFSACYEYKSFSLNYIKYKFFEFLLIVFLVPFIEELIFRVILFESIKVNEEFHFILLNSFQTLIFIMIHFIVNKGYYGILVINLAYINGQIYFTEKNFLKMYGLHSIYNFITLIFTIQG, from the coding sequence ATGCTTAAAGATAAAAATTATATTGAATTGTTTAAATGGAATAATAAGCATTATAAAGAAAATACAAGATATATAATATTTTTTTTTGTATTATTAATATTTAGTGCTTGTTATGAATATAAAAGTTTTAGTCTTAATTATATTAAATATAAGTTTTTTGAGTTTCTATTGATAGTTTTTTTAGTGCCTTTTATTGAAGAGTTAATTTTTAGAGTGATATTGTTTGAAAGTATCAAAGTAAATGAAGAATTTCATTTTATACTTTTGAATTCTTTTCAAACTTTAATTTTTATTATGATTCATTTTATTGTGAATAAAGGTTATTATGGCATATTGGTTATTAATCTTGCATATATTAATGGTCAAATTTATTTTACAGAAAAAAATTTTTTAAAAATGTATGGACTACATTCTATTTATAATTTTATAACTTTAATTTTTACAATTCAGGGGTAA
- a CDS encoding MarR family winged helix-turn-helix transcriptional regulator — translation MDEKSKGILILKQMKRIMDLFHKNMKNEFEEINLTRPQGMLIGYLFQKGECKISDLSEYMELSNSTVSGIVDRLEKQKIVERNRDEKDRRVVKVSITEDFKKNSNTHYKKIEGRFSEIFENVEEKDLKFILKGLKKLEKIIEINTEESKE, via the coding sequence ATGGATGAAAAATCTAAGGGGATTTTAATTTTAAAACAGATGAAAAGGATAATGGATTTATTTCATAAAAATATGAAAAATGAATTTGAAGAAATAAATTTAACGAGACCTCAAGGGATGTTAATTGGTTATTTGTTTCAAAAAGGAGAATGTAAAATAAGTGATTTAAGTGAATATATGGAACTTTCTAATAGTACTGTTTCTGGGATAGTTGATAGACTTGAAAAACAGAAAATAGTAGAAAGAAATAGAGATGAAAAAGATAGGAGGGTTGTAAAGGTAAGTATTACTGAAGATTTTAAGAAGAATTCTAATACACATTACAAAAAAATAGAAGGAAGATTCTCAGAGATCTTTGAAAATGTTGAGGAAAAAGATTTGAAATTTATCTTAAAAGGATTAAAAAAATTGGAAAAGATAATTGAAATCAATACTGAGGAGAGCAAAGAATGA
- a CDS encoding transcription repressor NadR, with product MNKEKRLEKIIEILNRSPKPISGSNLADMFEVTRQVIVKDIAILKAAGKDIKSNSRGYYISTKNRIIRTIAVKHTFEEIGSELLTIVENGGKVLDVSVEHPIYGEITATLDVEDKMDVDFFLKKINNAKPLSSLNYGIHLHKIEVDDEKQYKKIITELNKKGFLL from the coding sequence TTGAACAAAGAAAAAAGACTTGAAAAGATAATAGAAATATTAAACAGATCACCAAAACCTATTTCTGGTAGCAATCTTGCAGATATGTTTGAAGTGACAAGACAAGTCATTGTAAAAGACATAGCAATTTTAAAAGCTGCGGGAAAAGATATCAAATCCAATTCAAGAGGATATTATATAAGCACAAAAAATAGAATAATAAGAACCATTGCTGTAAAACATACCTTTGAAGAAATAGGTTCTGAACTTTTAACAATAGTAGAAAATGGTGGAAAAGTTCTTGATGTGAGTGTTGAACATCCAATATATGGAGAAATAACTGCAACATTAGATGTTGAAGATAAAATGGATGTAGACTTCTTTTTAAAAAAAATAAATAATGCAAAGCCACTATCTTCATTAAACTATGGAATTCATCTACATAAGATAGAAGTAGATGATGAAAAACAATATAAAAAAATAATAACTGAATTAAATAAAAAAGGATTTCTTCTATAA